One segment of Aquimarina sp. BL5 DNA contains the following:
- a CDS encoding CPBP family intramembrane glutamic endopeptidase encodes MNKTFLRTKLTPVIAIILCCILYVSGYFQMIIAASILIVASAIEYKKDAFRSLGFQRKRINVKNLLIIAPLVGIFTFLFYSYILVPGVTSLTGQPLDYSVFEPFEGNLPAILNLFVYILASAAFGEEIVFRGYLMRQFTKFFGSSKISIVINILLFGFIFGLSHAYQGISGQIITGILGMFLALVFHIKKDDLWFNIAVHGFIDTIALVYLYYGWI; translated from the coding sequence TTTGCTGTATTCTATACGTATCAGGATATTTTCAAATGATTATAGCCGCTTCAATATTAATAGTAGCAAGTGCTATAGAGTATAAAAAAGATGCATTTAGATCTTTAGGCTTTCAACGCAAAAGAATAAATGTAAAAAATCTATTAATCATAGCACCACTAGTAGGTATTTTCACTTTTCTGTTTTATTCCTATATATTGGTTCCAGGTGTTACTTCTCTTACGGGGCAACCTTTAGACTATTCGGTGTTCGAGCCATTTGAAGGAAATCTGCCTGCCATATTAAACCTATTTGTTTATATATTGGCATCCGCAGCATTTGGCGAAGAAATTGTGTTTAGAGGATACCTAATGAGGCAGTTTACTAAGTTTTTTGGCTCCAGTAAAATAAGTATTGTAATTAATATTTTACTATTTGGGTTTATTTTTGGGCTGTCTCATGCATATCAAGGTATAAGTGGTCAAATAATAACAGGTATTCTTGGTATGTTCTTAGCCCTCGTTTTTCATATAAAAAAAGATGATTTGTGGTTTAATATCGCTGTACACGGTTTTATTGACACTATTGCTTTGGTATATCTATATTATGGTTGGATTTAA
- a CDS encoding GNAT family N-acetyltransferase, translating to MRSKFPILESERVILRQFTESDLENVFRGLSHPDIIKYYGISFDTLEATKEQMVWFSDLEKNENGIWWAVCSKDDGKFLGAGGLNDLNKENKKAEIGFWLLPENWGKGLMTETIPLILQHAFETIGLHRIEGFVETENLNCKKALAKLQFNLEGTMQDCEIKNGAFISIDIYSKIANK from the coding sequence ATGCGCAGTAAATTCCCAATCCTAGAATCCGAAAGAGTAATCTTAAGACAATTTACTGAATCAGATTTAGAAAACGTTTTTAGAGGACTTTCTCATCCTGATATTATAAAATATTATGGCATTAGTTTCGATACTTTGGAAGCTACAAAAGAACAAATGGTTTGGTTTTCTGATCTTGAAAAAAATGAAAATGGAATTTGGTGGGCTGTTTGTTCTAAAGATGATGGAAAATTTCTTGGAGCGGGTGGATTAAATGATCTAAATAAAGAAAACAAAAAGGCGGAAATTGGTTTTTGGTTGTTGCCGGAAAATTGGGGAAAAGGACTTATGACCGAAACAATACCGCTTATCTTACAACATGCGTTTGAGACTATTGGACTACATAGAATTGAAGGTTTTGTCGAAACGGAAAACTTGAACTGTAAAAAAGCTCTTGCAAAATTACAATTCAATTTAGAAGGTACTATGCAAGACTGTGAAATTAAGAATGGAGCGTTTATTAGTATAGATATTTACTCGAAAATAGCTAATAAATAA
- a CDS encoding DUF1572 domain-containing protein — MMTKSELIANRLREVLLNGTWIANTNYKQQIESVTWQQANQKIETLNTIAILTYHINYYLAGILNVFLGGNLEIRDTFSFDIPPITSETDWKNLKNEFLTNAEKFALQVEKMEDQKLDQIFVDQKYGTYLRNIEGVIEHSYYHLGQISLIKKLITKNSK, encoded by the coding sequence ATGATGACAAAAAGTGAACTTATTGCCAATCGATTAAGAGAAGTTTTATTAAATGGAACTTGGATAGCAAACACCAATTATAAACAACAAATAGAAAGTGTGACTTGGCAACAGGCTAATCAAAAGATTGAAACCCTAAACACTATTGCAATACTCACATATCATATCAATTACTATCTTGCCGGGATTCTAAATGTTTTTCTAGGGGGTAATCTTGAAATTAGAGATACCTTTAGCTTTGATATACCACCCATTACATCTGAAACTGATTGGAAAAACCTTAAAAATGAATTCTTGACCAACGCCGAAAAATTTGCTCTACAAGTAGAAAAAATGGAAGATCAAAAATTGGATCAGATATTTGTAGATCAAAAGTATGGAACTTACCTAAGAAATATTGAAGGTGTCATCGAGCACAGCTATTATCATCTTGGACAGATTTCTCTGATTAAAAAACTTATAACAAAAAATAGCAAATAA
- a CDS encoding DUF2306 domain-containing protein, whose protein sequence is MFLSTIGVIHFASSIISLITGTVVLYKSKGTTPHKQIGYIYTISMFIVLATSFMLYRLHGTFGVLHWFAVISSITLLLGIVPMFIKPKEYLKLHYGFMYWSVIGLYCAFFAEVLTRIPFILKVDTNIIPIFYSLVGVATALVSAIGSIYFRKYKEKWNALIDDSKNNLEI, encoded by the coding sequence ATGTTTTTAAGTACCATAGGGGTAATTCACTTCGCGTCCTCAATCATTTCATTAATAACCGGCACGGTAGTTTTATATAAATCAAAAGGAACAACACCCCATAAACAAATCGGTTATATATATACGATATCAATGTTCATTGTTCTTGCAACTTCGTTTATGTTATATAGACTGCATGGAACATTTGGAGTTCTTCATTGGTTTGCTGTGATAAGTAGTATCACGCTCTTGTTAGGAATTGTGCCGATGTTTATTAAACCTAAGGAGTATTTAAAACTTCATTATGGTTTTATGTATTGGAGTGTTATCGGATTGTATTGTGCTTTTTTTGCTGAAGTACTTACAAGAATTCCGTTTATTCTTAAAGTGGATACTAATATAATTCCAATTTTTTATTCATTAGTAGGAGTTGCTACAGCACTGGTTAGCGCTATTGGTTCTATCTATTTTAGAAAATATAAGGAGAAATGGAATGCTTTGATAGATGACTCCAAGAATAATCTCGAAATCTAA
- a CDS encoding fasciclin domain-containing protein: MKKLIFIASTLFLFVCTQSTFAQSKKDIVDVAVSVDDFSTLVTALKAADLVGALKGDGPFTVFAPTNDAFAKIDSKTLNSLLEPANKSKLTSILTYHVVSGKIDAAAVVKALKSGGGKAELTTLSGAKLKAVKKDGKIWLKDQNGNYSEIIKTDVMATNGVIHVIGDVVMPK, from the coding sequence ATGAAAAAACTAATTTTTATTGCCTCGACTCTTTTCTTATTCGTATGCACTCAATCCACATTTGCACAATCAAAAAAGGACATTGTAGATGTAGCTGTATCAGTAGACGATTTTTCTACCTTGGTAACAGCGCTTAAAGCAGCTGATCTGGTTGGAGCTCTAAAAGGTGATGGACCTTTTACGGTATTTGCCCCTACCAATGATGCTTTTGCCAAGATCGATTCTAAAACTCTGAATTCTTTATTGGAACCAGCCAACAAAAGTAAGTTAACTTCTATCCTAACGTATCATGTAGTATCAGGTAAGATCGATGCGGCTGCTGTTGTAAAAGCATTAAAAAGTGGAGGAGGAAAGGCAGAGTTAACTACCCTAAGTGGTGCGAAACTAAAAGCCGTAAAAAAAGACGGTAAGATCTGGTTAAAAGATCAAAACGGAAATTATAGTGAAATCATAAAGACTGATGTAATGGCTACAAACGGAGTGATTCATGTAATTGGTGATGTTGTGATGCCTAAGTAA
- a CDS encoding RNA polymerase sigma factor, whose protein sequence is MKDDLELIKKLQSQDSYALSKVYDLYSGALYGVILRMCKDEPLAQDLLQETFMKIWRKSHTYNPEKGKFFTWSYRIARNITLNALRKKNILIQNEDLSVYKDRSTSEVEKETLELDGSLKKLEPHHQKALELVYFNGLTHREAQEEMDVPLGTFKSYIKQALKKLRESYKEELLVVWIIIEMMR, encoded by the coding sequence ATGAAAGACGATTTAGAACTTATAAAGAAGTTACAGAGTCAAGATTCTTATGCCTTGTCTAAGGTTTATGATCTCTATTCTGGTGCACTTTATGGGGTGATTTTAAGAATGTGCAAAGATGAGCCTCTAGCACAGGATTTATTACAAGAAACATTTATGAAAATTTGGCGAAAATCGCATACGTATAATCCGGAAAAAGGAAAGTTTTTTACCTGGTCATATCGAATTGCAAGGAATATAACGTTAAACGCGCTACGCAAAAAGAATATCCTCATCCAAAATGAGGATTTAAGTGTATATAAAGATAGAAGTACTTCTGAAGTAGAAAAAGAAACATTAGAATTAGATGGTTCTTTAAAAAAATTAGAACCTCATCATCAAAAAGCTTTAGAGCTTGTATATTTTAATGGGCTCACGCATAGAGAGGCACAAGAGGAAATGGATGTTCCTTTAGGAACATTTAAATCTTATATAAAACAAGCTCTTAAAAAATTAAGAGAATCTTATAAAGAAGAACTTCTAGTAGTATGGATTATTATTGAAATGATGAGATGA
- a CDS encoding anti-sigma factor has translation MDRNTIKDTGILEQYLLGELSEEQSIEVENILKKDKELREYFNKMENDMEQIALENAITPPVHIKTAILNELENSSLVAKEKVIPLQKRKRVSYNFAIAASLAALFLLSSGWLYNQWKNTERTMITLQKETNDLKDRLVNLEGNYQKTEKWYQAINKPEVVQLVLKGNEKSPGSAAIAYVNHKNKEVILNPTGLSKLKNNKTYQMWADVNGEMIDMGVISANQEMITMKYIENAESLNITIEPAGGNDHPTVEQLISNVYL, from the coding sequence ATGGATAGGAATACGATAAAAGATACAGGAATACTAGAACAATATCTATTAGGTGAACTTTCTGAGGAGCAATCTATAGAAGTAGAGAACATTCTTAAAAAAGATAAAGAGTTACGAGAGTATTTCAATAAAATGGAAAATGATATGGAGCAAATAGCATTAGAAAATGCAATTACTCCTCCTGTTCATATTAAAACAGCGATATTAAATGAACTAGAAAATTCTAGCTTGGTTGCTAAAGAAAAAGTAATTCCATTGCAAAAAAGAAAAAGAGTCTCCTACAATTTTGCGATTGCCGCGAGTCTTGCTGCGCTATTTTTATTGAGTTCTGGTTGGTTGTATAACCAATGGAAAAATACGGAACGTACTATGATTACATTACAAAAAGAGACCAATGATCTAAAAGATAGGCTTGTAAACTTAGAAGGTAATTATCAGAAAACTGAAAAATGGTATCAAGCGATCAATAAACCAGAAGTAGTACAGTTGGTATTAAAAGGGAATGAAAAATCACCTGGTTCTGCTGCTATAGCATATGTAAATCATAAGAACAAAGAGGTTATCCTTAACCCAACGGGACTTTCTAAACTAAAGAATAATAAAACCTATCAAATGTGGGCAGATGTAAATGGAGAAATGATCGATATGGGTGTGATTTCTGCTAATCAAGAAATGATCACAATGAAATATATTGAGAATGCGGAATCATTAAATATAACAATTGAACCCGCTGGGGGAAATGATCATCCTACGGTAGAACAACTAATTTCTAATGTATATCTTTAG
- a CDS encoding AraC family transcriptional regulator: MIFETHQLNSPISKYIESIFHFKDFIPDHSIERVVPTGHVFIIFELDDIPRNTFDNITLKPNKTYTKAWISGIHKNYISISAHPKSEMFVIQFKPFGTYPFFHFPAADLSEKILSYEEVFEKELLVLRENLLKQEASLDKFNVAEKWLISRFNESKVPSKELLSVVQKLETEPVTNFNDAIGSYPYTQKHLIDQFKKYIGVTPKYYQRILRFNEILQQIQQKESISWSQVAYQCGYADQSHFIKEFNHFSGFNPQEFIKKEFNKDESNFFPLDREG; this comes from the coding sequence ATGATATTCGAAACTCATCAACTGAATTCTCCAATTAGCAAGTACATTGAATCTATATTTCATTTTAAAGATTTTATACCGGACCATTCTATAGAGCGAGTTGTACCCACTGGGCATGTGTTTATTATTTTCGAATTAGATGACATCCCAAGAAATACATTTGATAATATTACGCTAAAACCTAACAAAACATATACGAAAGCTTGGATATCTGGGATACACAAAAACTATATCTCAATTTCTGCTCATCCAAAATCCGAAATGTTTGTGATTCAATTTAAGCCTTTTGGAACCTATCCTTTTTTTCATTTTCCTGCAGCAGATCTAAGTGAAAAAATTCTTTCTTATGAAGAAGTTTTTGAAAAAGAGCTCCTAGTATTAAGAGAAAACCTTCTAAAACAAGAGGCTTCTCTAGATAAATTCAATGTAGCGGAAAAATGGTTAATAAGTAGATTTAATGAATCTAAAGTACCATCTAAAGAATTACTTTCTGTAGTACAAAAGTTAGAAACAGAACCTGTAACTAATTTTAATGATGCCATCGGAAGCTATCCATATACTCAGAAACACCTTATAGATCAATTTAAAAAATACATAGGCGTGACTCCTAAATATTATCAACGAATCTTACGTTTCAATGAAATCTTACAACAAATTCAACAAAAAGAAAGTATATCTTGGTCCCAAGTAGCTTATCAATGTGGGTATGCGGATCAATCTCACTTTATCAAAGAGTTTAATCATTTTTCTGGTTTTAATCCTCAAGAATTTATCAAGAAAGAATTCAATAAAGATGAGTCAAATTTCTTTCCTTTGGATAGAGAAGGTTAA
- a CDS encoding SRPBCC domain-containing protein: MKKITFIILLFLPGLFIYSQNQKIQTEKRVTSTIDSTNKKELVLIQEFIVNVPLDSVWNAYTTKNGWESWVVPLAEVDFKINGTIKTNYDKNGKIGDSTTINLKVVNYIPKKLITLQAELTNNFPDFMKKDEKDLYNIICFESLTSKKTKIISYGIGYKNNPKYLSLMKFFISGNEMSYQQLIAYLEKGKAIKF, from the coding sequence ATGAAAAAAATTACTTTCATCATCTTACTATTTCTTCCTGGTTTATTTATTTATTCACAGAATCAAAAGATACAAACAGAAAAAAGAGTTACTTCTACGATTGATTCCACCAACAAAAAGGAGCTTGTACTCATACAAGAGTTTATTGTTAATGTACCGTTAGATTCTGTTTGGAATGCATATACAACCAAAAACGGTTGGGAAAGTTGGGTAGTGCCTTTGGCCGAAGTTGATTTTAAAATTAACGGGACAATCAAAACCAATTATGACAAGAACGGAAAGATTGGAGATAGTACCACGATCAACTTAAAAGTGGTTAATTATATCCCAAAAAAGTTGATTACTTTACAAGCGGAACTCACTAATAACTTTCCTGATTTTATGAAAAAAGATGAAAAAGATCTCTATAACATTATTTGTTTTGAGTCTTTAACCAGCAAAAAAACAAAGATAATCTCTTATGGAATTGGATATAAAAACAATCCGAAATATCTATCATTAATGAAATTCTTTATTTCTGGAAACGAAATGTCATATCAACAGTTAATTGCATATCTTGAAAAAGGAAAAGCTATAAAATTCTAA
- a CDS encoding DUF4287 domain-containing protein, with protein MDPALQTMINNMPEKTGKSLEEWKQILKEQSFAKHGEAVKFLKTEHSVTHGFANTIVALSKESDDTPNDLVTSQYKGKENLLPIYEKLLTVVTSFGDDVVKTPKKTSVSIIRKKQFALIKPATKTRIDLGLKLKGKPTTERLQNSGPFGTMCTHRVQIISIDQVDTELTEWLKEAYEMSV; from the coding sequence ATGGATCCAGCACTACAAACAATGATTAATAATATGCCTGAGAAAACAGGCAAGTCCTTAGAGGAATGGAAACAAATTCTAAAAGAACAATCTTTTGCAAAACACGGTGAAGCAGTTAAATTCTTAAAAACAGAACATAGTGTAACTCACGGTTTCGCTAATACTATAGTCGCTTTATCTAAAGAATCTGATGATACTCCTAATGATTTGGTAACCAGCCAATACAAGGGCAAAGAAAACTTACTCCCTATTTATGAAAAGCTTCTTACCGTCGTAACATCTTTTGGTGATGATGTTGTTAAAACACCTAAAAAAACAAGTGTTAGCATTATTAGAAAAAAGCAATTTGCACTTATTAAACCCGCTACTAAAACCAGAATTGATCTGGGTTTAAAGCTAAAAGGGAAACCTACTACCGAACGGCTTCAAAACTCTGGTCCTTTTGGTACCATGTGTACTCATAGAGTTCAAATAATATCTATAGATCAAGTAGATACTGAACTCACAGAATGGTTAAAAGAAGCTTATGAAATGTCTGTGTAA
- a CDS encoding heme-binding protein, which translates to MNITLEQAEKIISAAKTKSIALNTKMNISIVDAGANLVAFARMDGAWLGSLDISLKKAKTARFFDMNTGIIGELSQPGGSLYNIEHSNGGLITFPGGVPIKNENDEIIGAIGVSGSSVENDHAVAEAGANAL; encoded by the coding sequence ATGAACATTACATTAGAACAAGCGGAGAAAATTATTAGCGCTGCTAAGACAAAATCGATTGCATTAAATACAAAAATGAATATCTCTATCGTTGATGCGGGAGCAAATCTTGTAGCTTTTGCGCGTATGGATGGAGCTTGGTTAGGTTCTCTTGATATCTCTTTAAAGAAAGCAAAAACAGCTCGTTTCTTTGATATGAATACAGGTATCATTGGAGAACTATCACAACCCGGAGGTTCTTTATATAACATCGAGCATTCTAACGGAGGCCTAATAACTTTTCCAGGAGGAGTTCCTATCAAGAATGAAAACGATGAGATCATAGGAGCAATTGGAGTAAGTGGGAGTAGCGTAGAAAATGATCATGCTGTGGCAGAAGCTGGTGCAAACGCTTTATAA
- a CDS encoding spermidine synthase — protein sequence MKKIVSYIWPLTKKIQSKINGTLEITWMNGKKVLDSETANYSYGSLQRILDYGLSKIYFDSKSSILLLGMGGGSVIDTLRNRYKHIGHITAVEIDPIIIQLAKDEFDIAENKELSIISDDALDFVSNCKNSFDLIIIDLFIDLKVPIEFYQISFWDQLTKLIKPKGNLLFNAGIQLNDDSDIQLLITNYSKKIEFQLHSNVHGTNTLLIGRKK from the coding sequence ATGAAAAAAATCGTTAGTTATATCTGGCCACTTACTAAAAAAATTCAGTCTAAAATTAACGGAACATTGGAAATCACCTGGATGAATGGAAAAAAAGTGTTGGATAGTGAAACCGCTAATTACTCTTATGGTTCATTACAGCGTATTTTAGATTATGGATTGTCTAAAATATATTTTGATAGTAAGTCGAGTATTCTATTATTGGGAATGGGCGGAGGAAGTGTTATAGATACATTAAGAAATCGATATAAACACATTGGTCATATTACCGCTGTAGAAATTGATCCAATAATTATTCAATTGGCAAAAGATGAATTCGATATTGCGGAAAACAAAGAACTATCAATTATTTCTGATGATGCACTTGATTTTGTATCTAATTGTAAAAATTCTTTTGACTTAATCATTATAGATCTTTTTATTGATCTAAAGGTACCTATCGAATTTTATCAGATCTCTTTTTGGGATCAACTTACTAAATTAATAAAACCTAAAGGAAATTTGCTTTTTAATGCTGGTATCCAACTGAATGATGATTCTGACATACAATTGCTTATAACCAATTACTCCAAAAAGATAGAGTTCCAACTACACAGTAATGTCCATGGAACTAATACTCTATTAATAGGTAGAAAAAAATAG